One window of the Trifolium pratense cultivar HEN17-A07 linkage group LG2, ARS_RC_1.1, whole genome shotgun sequence genome contains the following:
- the LOC123903778 gene encoding probable mannitol dehydrogenase isoform X1, whose amino-acid sequence MATQYEFEHPKKAFGWAARDTSGVLSPFNFSRREPSEKDVALKILYCGICHSDLHKMKNEWGTINYPFVPGHEIVGIVTEVGNKVRKFKVGDKVGVGCLVDSCHSCQNCANNLENYCPTFTLTDGSKYSDGTATYGGYSDSMVSDEHFVFHIPDELPLDAAAPLLCAGITVYSPLRYFGLDKPGLHVGVVGLGGLGHMAVKFAKAFGTKVTVISTSPSKEKEAIKNLGADSFLISRDKDQMKAAMGTLDGIIDTVSADHPLLPLIGLLKSHGKLVMVGAPEKPLELPVFPLLAGRKIIAGSLIGGIKETQEMIDFAAKHKVKPDIEIIPIDYVNTAMERLLKADVKYRFVIDIGNTLKPSS is encoded by the exons ATGGCAACACAATATGAGTTTGAGCATCCTAAGAAGGCTTTCGGTTGGGCAGCTAGAGATACTTCTGGTGTTCTCTCCCCTTTCAATTTCTCTAGAAG GGAACCAAGTGAGAAAGATGTAGCActcaaaatattatattgtgGAATATGTCACTCCGATCTTCATAAGATGAAGAATGAATGGGGCACTATCAACTATCCATTTGTTCCCGG ACATGAAATTGTTGGCATAGTGACTGAGGTGGGAAATAAAGTGAGAAAGTTCAAAGTTGGTGACAAAGTAGGTGTGGGATGCCTGGTTGATTCTTGTCACTCATGCCAAAATTGTGCTAATAATCTTGAGAATTATTGTCCCACATTTACACTCACTGATGGTTCCAAATATAGTGATGGAACCGCCACGTATGGCGGTTACTCTGATTCAATGGTTTCGGACGAGCACTTTGTGTTTCACATTCCAGATGAGTTACCTCTTGATGCCGCCGCACCTCTGCTTTGCGCTGGTATCACAGTATATAGTCCTCTTCGATATTTTGGACTCGACAAGCCTGGTTTGCATGTTGGTGTTGTTGGTCTTGGCGGACTTGGCCATATGGCTGTGAAATTTGCCAAAGCTTTTGGTACTAAGGTTACGGTAATTAGTACATCGCCTAGCAAAGAAAAGGAAGCAATCAAAAACTTGGGCGCagattcatttttaataagTCGCGACAAAGATCAAATGAAG GCTGCAATGGGTACTTTGGATGGTATTATCGACACAGTTTCAGCAGATCATCCTCTATTACCTTTGATTGGTTTACTTAAGTCTCATGGAAAGCTTGTAATGGTTGGTGCACCTGAAAAGCCTCTAGAGCTTCCAGTATTTCCTTTACTTGCAG GGAGAAAGATAATAGCTGGAAGTTTAATTGGAGGGATAAAGGAGACTCAAGAAATGATTGATTTTGCAGCAAAGCATAAAGTAAAGCCAGATATTGAGATAATTCCTATTGATTATGTTAATACAGCAATGGAGCGGCTTCTTAAAGCAGATGTGAAATATCGATTTGTGATTGATATTGGAAACACATTAAAACCAAGCTCTTGA
- the LOC123903778 gene encoding probable mannitol dehydrogenase isoform X2 — translation MATQYEFEHPKKAFGWAARDTSGVLSPFNFSRREPSEKDVALKILYCGICHSDLHKMKNEWGTINYPFVPGHEIVGIVTEVGNKVRKFKVGDKVGVGCLVDSCHSCQNCANNLENYCPTFTLTDGSKYSDGTATYGGYSDSMVSDEHFVFHIPDELPLDAAAPLLCAGITVYSPLRYFGLDKPGLHVGVVGLGGLGHMAVKFAKAFGTKVTVISTSPSKEKEAIKNLGADSFLISRDKDQMKVQKWLQWVLWMVLSTQFQQIILYYL, via the exons ATGGCAACACAATATGAGTTTGAGCATCCTAAGAAGGCTTTCGGTTGGGCAGCTAGAGATACTTCTGGTGTTCTCTCCCCTTTCAATTTCTCTAGAAG GGAACCAAGTGAGAAAGATGTAGCActcaaaatattatattgtgGAATATGTCACTCCGATCTTCATAAGATGAAGAATGAATGGGGCACTATCAACTATCCATTTGTTCCCGG ACATGAAATTGTTGGCATAGTGACTGAGGTGGGAAATAAAGTGAGAAAGTTCAAAGTTGGTGACAAAGTAGGTGTGGGATGCCTGGTTGATTCTTGTCACTCATGCCAAAATTGTGCTAATAATCTTGAGAATTATTGTCCCACATTTACACTCACTGATGGTTCCAAATATAGTGATGGAACCGCCACGTATGGCGGTTACTCTGATTCAATGGTTTCGGACGAGCACTTTGTGTTTCACATTCCAGATGAGTTACCTCTTGATGCCGCCGCACCTCTGCTTTGCGCTGGTATCACAGTATATAGTCCTCTTCGATATTTTGGACTCGACAAGCCTGGTTTGCATGTTGGTGTTGTTGGTCTTGGCGGACTTGGCCATATGGCTGTGAAATTTGCCAAAGCTTTTGGTACTAAGGTTACGGTAATTAGTACATCGCCTAGCAAAGAAAAGGAAGCAATCAAAAACTTGGGCGCagattcatttttaataagTCGCGACAAAGATCAAATGAAGGTACAAAAATG GCTGCAATGGGTACTTTGGATGGTATTATCGACACAGTTTCAGCAGATCATCCTCTATTACCTTTGA